From the genome of Amycolatopsis sp. NBC_01488, one region includes:
- a CDS encoding methylated-DNA--[protein]-cysteine S-methyltransferase — MGCTVFDTAIGACGLAWRDDVVVGASLPSGGAAAMRAYLTRRFPDAVFGTPGPRVQAAVDGIMALLGGARVDLAGVALDLSGVPPFNRRAYEIARTIPPGKTLTYGDIAHRLGLPGSAQAVGQAMGQNPFPPIVPCHRVLAAGGKDGGFSARGGVETKRRMLVIEGALADEPTLF; from the coding sequence GTTCGACACGGCGATCGGCGCGTGCGGGCTCGCGTGGCGTGACGACGTCGTGGTCGGGGCGTCGCTGCCTTCGGGCGGCGCTGCCGCGATGCGCGCTTACCTGACGCGGCGGTTCCCGGACGCCGTGTTCGGGACGCCTGGGCCGCGGGTGCAGGCCGCGGTGGACGGGATCATGGCGCTGCTGGGTGGCGCGCGGGTGGACTTGGCCGGTGTCGCGCTGGACCTTTCGGGCGTGCCGCCGTTCAACCGGCGCGCGTACGAGATCGCGCGGACGATCCCCCCGGGCAAGACGTTGACCTATGGGGACATCGCGCACCGGCTGGGGCTGCCGGGGTCGGCTCAGGCCGTGGGGCAGGCGATGGGGCAGAACCCGTTTCCGCCGATCGTGCCGTGCCACCGGGTCTTGGCGGCGGGTGGGAAGGACGGCGGGTTTTCGGCTCGGGGCGGGGTCGAGACGAAGCGCCGGATGCTGGTGATCGAAGGCGCGCTGGCGGACGAGCCCACGCTGTTCTGA
- a CDS encoding DinB family protein: MAGNVPPVADERDGLLRFLEQQRHVLKVAAHGLTDDQARLTPTKSALSVGGLVKHVASTEDGWLDILLQRPQKPFDEAMADYRSGYRLGPEETLESVLKRYDEVAARTAEVIAGIDDLGRPVPVPKGVPWYPQDVEAWSVRWVLLHLIEETARHAGHADIIREHIDGGTAIPLMAAAEGWPENGWIKPWTPQPA, translated from the coding sequence ATGGCGGGAAACGTGCCCCCGGTGGCCGACGAGCGTGACGGACTGCTGCGGTTCCTGGAGCAGCAGCGGCACGTGCTGAAGGTGGCCGCCCACGGTCTGACGGACGACCAGGCGAGGCTCACGCCGACGAAGAGCGCACTGTCGGTGGGCGGCCTGGTGAAGCACGTGGCGTCCACGGAGGACGGCTGGCTCGACATCCTGCTGCAGCGGCCCCAGAAGCCGTTCGACGAGGCGATGGCGGACTACCGGTCGGGCTACCGCCTGGGCCCGGAGGAGACGCTGGAGAGCGTGCTGAAGCGCTACGACGAGGTCGCGGCGCGCACGGCGGAGGTCATCGCGGGCATCGACGACCTCGGCCGGCCGGTCCCGGTGCCGAAGGGCGTGCCGTGGTACCCGCAGGACGTCGAGGCGTGGTCGGTCCGCTGGGTCCTGCTGCACCTGATCGAGGAGACGGCCCGCCACGCGGGCCACGCGGACATCATCCGCGAGCACATCGACGGCGGCACGGCGATCCCCCTGATGGCAGCGGCCGAGGGCTGGCCGGAGAACGGCTGGATCAAGCCCTGGACACCCCAACCCGCCTGA
- the lysX gene encoding bifunctional lysylphosphatidylglycerol synthetase/lysine--tRNA ligase LysX: MGNLPSTRTRLPAWKAKAGGIVATVVQLAAVFSVLLLFTNGTHGRLLAGIDMVFSSLSVPTSASVVMVLLLVVLGAALRRRKKAALYTLVLFQVAGLIYTLALQATLLWSPELFSLGAKQVRHIPVQLWTLTVADVLSVALIVFLLTLRRAFPARLAPSAWRDGLTMLFGGFAAVILVGWALTEAFPGHLGDSWERFAWVVNHATGENLQLRRIGVGEGPAWLDVFLDLSATLVATASLYMLFRGVRSRRLRTDEEELRVRRLLAEHGEDDSLGYFATRRDKSVVFSPNGRAAVTYRVLAGTSVASADPIGDPEAWPDAVRAWLDEARTYGWTPGVLGASERGAKTYTDAGLRALEIGDEAVLDVREFSLAGPERRSVRQAVKRIERAGYTSRVRRHGEIPDDEMAELLARAQAWRGAETERGFSMALGRLGDPSDGRSVMVEAYDARGDLRGLLSFVPWGRRGLSLDLMRRDRDAENGLNEYMIAEVVAAGPHLGAQRISLNFAMFRAVFSEGERIGAGPVLRAWRGILSVASRFFQLESLYRSNAKYGPEWEPRFLCYSSARRLPRVGIVAGALEGFVPTGRSRSLRLETVGGEFVARVREIEESAVVPAAKPARRPEQVRVRMAKLAKLREAGIDPYPVGFRRDDHIGDVVRKFGGLQPGSTTGHRVRIAGRVLAMRNLGGLCFARVKDFSGEIQLMLEAGELDLTGWRTGVDLGDHVGVSGQVVTSKRGELSVLVDEWTVTAKCLHPLPDKRKGLTDPETRVRQRYLDLAVNPDSTNMLRLRSTVVRAVRDRLHHADYLEVETPMLQTVHGGANARPFVTHINAYDMRMYLRIAPELYLKRLCVAGVERVFELNRNFRNEGVDATHNPEFTMLEAYQAYADYDTMRTLTRELVQHAAEAAYGAQVVRRPDADGKVVEYDISGDWPVITVHDAVSAAFGEQVDSGTSVADLRRLCLASGVPVGEDPSHGDLVLKAFEHLVEGATVLPTFYTDYPTDVSPLTRQHRADPRLAERWDLIAFGSEVGTAYTELTDPIEQRRRLEAQSLRAASGDVEAMELDDDFLLALEHGMPPTGGLGLGVDRLLMMLTGASIRQTVLFPFVRPQA; the protein is encoded by the coding sequence TCTCCCCGCCTGGAAGGCCAAGGCGGGCGGCATCGTCGCGACCGTGGTGCAGCTGGCCGCGGTGTTCTCGGTGCTGCTCCTGTTCACCAACGGCACGCACGGGCGCCTGCTCGCCGGCATCGACATGGTGTTCTCGAGCCTGAGCGTGCCCACCAGCGCCAGCGTGGTGATGGTGCTCCTGTTGGTGGTGCTGGGCGCCGCGCTGCGCCGCCGCAAGAAGGCGGCGCTGTACACGCTGGTGCTGTTCCAGGTCGCCGGCCTGATCTACACGCTCGCCCTGCAGGCGACGCTGCTGTGGTCGCCCGAGCTGTTCTCGCTCGGCGCGAAGCAGGTCCGGCACATCCCGGTCCAGCTGTGGACCCTCACCGTGGCCGACGTGCTTTCGGTCGCGCTGATCGTCTTCCTGCTCACGCTGCGCCGGGCGTTTCCCGCCCGGCTCGCGCCGAGCGCCTGGCGCGACGGCCTGACCATGCTCTTCGGCGGGTTCGCCGCGGTCATCCTTGTCGGCTGGGCGCTGACGGAGGCGTTCCCCGGGCACCTCGGCGACAGCTGGGAGCGCTTCGCCTGGGTCGTGAACCACGCGACCGGCGAGAACCTGCAGCTGCGCCGGATCGGCGTCGGCGAGGGGCCGGCCTGGCTGGACGTGTTCCTCGACCTCAGCGCGACCCTGGTGGCCACCGCGTCGCTGTACATGCTCTTCCGCGGTGTACGCAGCCGTCGCCTGCGGACGGACGAAGAGGAGCTTCGCGTCCGGCGGCTGCTGGCCGAGCACGGCGAGGACGACTCCCTCGGCTACTTCGCCACCCGGCGCGACAAGAGCGTCGTCTTCTCGCCGAACGGCCGCGCGGCGGTGACGTACCGCGTGCTCGCCGGCACCAGCGTCGCCAGCGCCGACCCGATCGGCGACCCGGAAGCCTGGCCGGACGCCGTCCGCGCGTGGCTCGACGAGGCGCGCACGTACGGCTGGACGCCGGGCGTGCTCGGGGCGAGCGAGCGCGGCGCGAAAACGTATACCGACGCCGGGCTGCGTGCCCTGGAGATCGGCGACGAAGCCGTGCTCGACGTGCGCGAGTTCAGCCTCGCCGGACCGGAGCGGCGCTCGGTGCGCCAGGCCGTCAAGCGCATCGAGCGGGCCGGCTACACCTCACGGGTCCGCCGCCACGGCGAGATCCCCGACGACGAGATGGCCGAGCTGCTCGCCCGCGCCCAGGCCTGGCGCGGCGCCGAGACCGAACGCGGCTTCTCGATGGCGCTGGGCCGGCTCGGCGACCCGAGCGACGGCCGCAGCGTGATGGTCGAGGCCTACGACGCCCGCGGCGACCTGCGCGGCCTGCTGTCGTTCGTGCCGTGGGGCAGGCGCGGGCTTTCGCTCGACCTCATGCGCCGCGACCGCGACGCCGAAAACGGCCTCAACGAGTACATGATCGCCGAGGTCGTCGCGGCCGGGCCGCACCTGGGCGCGCAGCGGATCTCGCTCAACTTCGCGATGTTCCGCGCGGTCTTCTCCGAGGGCGAGCGGATCGGCGCCGGCCCGGTGCTGCGGGCCTGGCGCGGGATCCTCAGCGTCGCGTCGCGGTTCTTCCAGCTCGAATCGCTGTACCGGTCCAACGCCAAGTACGGGCCGGAGTGGGAGCCAAGGTTCCTCTGCTACTCCTCGGCTCGGCGGCTGCCGCGCGTCGGCATCGTCGCGGGCGCGCTCGAAGGGTTCGTCCCCACCGGACGGTCGCGGTCGCTGCGGCTGGAGACGGTCGGCGGCGAGTTCGTCGCGCGCGTCCGGGAGATCGAGGAGTCCGCGGTGGTCCCGGCGGCGAAGCCGGCGCGGCGGCCGGAACAGGTCCGCGTCCGGATGGCCAAGCTCGCCAAGCTGCGCGAGGCCGGGATCGACCCGTACCCGGTCGGGTTTCGCCGCGACGACCACATCGGCGACGTCGTCCGGAAGTTCGGCGGCCTGCAGCCCGGCAGCACCACCGGCCACCGCGTCCGGATCGCCGGGCGCGTGCTGGCCATGCGCAACCTCGGCGGGCTGTGCTTCGCGCGCGTCAAGGACTTCAGCGGCGAGATCCAGCTGATGCTCGAAGCCGGCGAGCTCGACCTCACGGGCTGGCGGACCGGTGTCGACCTCGGCGACCACGTCGGCGTCAGCGGGCAGGTCGTGACGTCGAAGCGGGGCGAGCTCTCGGTCCTCGTCGACGAGTGGACGGTCACCGCGAAGTGCCTGCACCCGTTGCCGGACAAGCGGAAGGGCCTCACCGACCCGGAGACGCGGGTGCGGCAGCGCTACCTCGACCTCGCGGTCAACCCGGACTCGACGAACATGCTGCGGCTGCGGTCCACAGTGGTCCGCGCGGTGCGCGACCGGCTGCACCACGCCGACTACCTCGAGGTCGAGACGCCGATGCTGCAGACGGTCCACGGCGGCGCCAACGCGCGGCCGTTCGTCACGCACATCAACGCCTACGACATGCGGATGTACCTGCGGATCGCGCCCGAGCTGTACCTGAAGCGGCTGTGCGTGGCCGGCGTCGAGCGCGTCTTCGAGCTGAACCGGAACTTCCGCAACGAAGGCGTCGACGCGACGCACAACCCCGAATTCACGATGCTCGAGGCGTACCAGGCGTACGCGGACTACGACACGATGCGGACGCTGACCCGCGAGCTGGTTCAGCACGCGGCCGAAGCGGCGTACGGCGCCCAGGTCGTGCGCCGGCCCGACGCGGACGGCAAGGTCGTCGAATACGACATCTCCGGCGACTGGCCGGTGATCACGGTGCACGACGCCGTCTCGGCGGCCTTCGGCGAGCAGGTCGACTCGGGGACGTCCGTGGCCGACCTGCGGCGGTTGTGCCTCGCGTCGGGCGTGCCGGTGGGAGAGGACCCGAGCCACGGCGACCTCGTGCTCAAGGCGTTCGAGCACCTCGTCGAGGGCGCGACCGTGCTGCCGACCTTCTACACGGACTACCCGACCGACGTCTCGCCGCTCACCCGCCAGCACCGCGCGGACCCCCGGCTGGCCGAGCGCTGGGACCTGATCGCGTTCGGGTCCGAGGTCGGCACCGCCTACACCGAGCTGACCGACCCGATCGAGCAGCGGCGGCGGCTGGAGGCGCAGTCGCTGCGGGCGGCCAGCGGCGACGTCGAAGCGATGGAGCTGGACGACGACTTCCTGCTGGCCCTGGAGCACGGGATGCCGCCGACCGGCGGGCTCGGCCTCGGCGTGGACCGGCTGCTCATGATGCTCACCGGAGCCTCGATCCGCCAGACGGTGCTGTTCCCCTTCGTCCGTCCGCAGGCATAA